A genomic region of Bombus fervidus isolate BK054 chromosome 17, iyBomFerv1, whole genome shotgun sequence contains the following coding sequences:
- the LOC139996086 gene encoding uncharacterized protein isoform X3, which yields MDWENRTVSLLLCLSILLATIHNGNAERKIVCYYTNWSIYRPGTAKFSPQNINPYLCTHLIYAFGGFTKDNALKPFDKYQDIEKGGYAKFTGLKTYNKNLKTLLAIGGWNEGSSRFSPMVADPDRRREFVKNAIKFLRKNHFDGLDLDWEYPAFRDGGKPRDKDNYASLVQELREEFERESSKTGRPRLLLTLAMPAGIEYIDKGYDIPRLNEYLDFINLLSYDYHSSYEPAVDHHSPLYPLEEDNEYNYDTELTIDYTVNYLLKKGASPGKIILGIPTYGRSYTLFNEDATDLGSPADGPGVEGDATREKGYLAYYEICESLAQSDEWQVVQPNARAMGPYAYKGDQWVGYDDEDIVKLKAKYANEKNLGGIMFWTIDNDDFRGKCHDRPYPLIEAAKEMLLTDSSNTVQKSKTADNRKKPRAQGAQSNNVRRKGGRRSTTTAAPAPKIRASSSRPKYRTFSRPKTSEEEEEDQRVDRRSYDPSSDEEDSSERGNAVKTANKNERPSNKNKRRSSKDRSSSNGNRRKQARRKDETNSNSNERSLSNKLTTPEPPTTPDPGTDFKCEDEGFFPHPRDCKKYFWCLESGPGGLGVVAHQFTCPSGLVFNKAADSCDYPRNVVCPKSKTSQSSASTTRAPITAATSRTTYLYSTTRRPSPEKSDTEEEYEYYDEDDDEVEEEDEEEEEEEVPKTTTTPKALLYKTITRNKPSTTTTTSTTQAPSTTSKVGKNEPQITDIEDEEDPRVIKELIMLIKKAGGIEQLEKQLLLQDKNADNGANSGSVNATPATISRTLYERVLNRQAGKVTNRQRTSTNTNNANGPGSAQFEGLDEVPEVKSLRRSQKPQYVTIERPKPSTKEPPIEDEPLDEEEDLDEDNTDVASSEEQTISNPFLASSTQRATPNYINIRRTRPSTSRYENDVEEKNKNTEEEAPIPSRRRRPSVFPKNTETSSSENTRDQESRSSANEESPQTTKSRYVSVQRFRSTTSHSTEVVSQVASTSQEPITESISSEATEIDQKVDTTTATSPVINILPSIGVSSTPNDILVDSEAEKPIPTTTPEASSTTTESVKLVEDSATEILLTTAPANLSTLSVPNTRINTASVSQPRPFSFNRRNRPTTEPTTTPLPPSNDQTRSKVASSEVNRLPTLKELIGYQTNEYASSPSPIFLSLFPLRAKGEEILSHEKNTNRILEGTTVRNDIIFNAEPTTLMPNKHDRKEETGYAIQNDLDLSVDSIDTYYVEDNMAIDEDDISLTNKKRIDRQDSSTTVTLKPTTMRGIPLVDLLQSQVPRGFYVTRSETEHPVPEQVKNDESTTEWTTLSIENKENVSSKIANEIEQPDAGRTIVTDFNHNDSEENSKSSTQVITTLKPDFSTKGNEVKDRDESTAPSTNRVQTEKDIDLFTEIPSLETNAAPSISIPVISPTDSPVTFTSLSSNEPESVVSTTSESLTNDDATLSIKNTDSTSTSVTEVQSNFTTKTNILEPVTEAGLHIENGTHAANYSTDEKVSIVQETGEARKNVVKDGEESKLSSSLSTTTRPSTQSERPTNKFNRRRQRIEFNPNYEFGRKSQDRRQDHRYVSPPNEDEKDSIKETRRTQYPRRRVISYRGRHRRPVVTGTAVNDSFASNTTTRTTNSTVNDDGKLKVRKQIEAITGSTKRTKAGNSVENRNDGENANKEETSVEKKVVPKANVTGKEAISKEERLRIEENIGRSESEVNSTKSTVTSRTPGNLPSTRLRKPTTFNLATLQSKTSNTFANHRRTHSNDGKSQTLVNEKLDAVDERTETPKSEKDIDQSSRAQEFAVTLADPPSPQTSATGTSRSSRWINHMRADASFMFFHGC from the exons ATGGATTGG GAGAACCGAACAGTGTCGCTGCTACTTTGCTTAAGCATTCTGCTTGCGACGATTCACAACG GTAACGCCGAACGCAAGATCGTATGCTATTATACAAACTGGTCGATCTATCGACCAGGCACTGCCAAGTTCTCACCGCAAAACATCAATCCGTATTTATGCACCCATCTAATCTACGCTTTCGGTGGTTTCACCAAGGACAATGCCTTGAAGCCTTTCGACAAATACCAAGACATCGAGAAAG GTGGATACGCCAAGTTCACTGGCTTAAAAACATACAACAAGAACTTGAAAACCCTATTGGCCATCGGAGGTTGGAACGAAGGTTCCAGTAGGTTTTCTCCGATGGTTGCCGACCCTGATAGAAGACGAGAATTCGTCAAGAACGCCATAAAGTTCCTTCGAAAGAATCACTTTGACGGTCTCGATCTCGACTGGGAATATCCAGCTTTTAGGGACGGTGGAAAGCCTCGGGATAAAGACAACTATGCCAGCTTGGTGCAG GAACTGAGAGAGGAGTTTGAGAGGGAGTCTTCAAAGACCGGAAGACCGAGACTTTTACTAACGTTGGCGATGCCAGCTGGTATCGAGTACATCGACAAAGGCTACGATATTCCTAGATTAAACGAATACTTGGATTTCATCAATCTTTTGTCGTACGACTACCATTCGTCTTACGAACCAGCCGTCGATCATCACTCTCCTCTGTATCCTCTGGAAGAGGACAAcgaatacaattacgacacCGAGTTAACGATC GATTACACTGTGAACTATCTGCTGAAAAAGGGTGCCTCTCCGGGCAAGATAATCCTAGGAATTCCAACGTACGGCCGATCCTACACGCTTTTCAACGAGGATGCTACCGATCTAGGTTCACCGGCCGATGGTCCAGGAGTCGAAGGCGACGCGACCCGCGAGAAAGGCTACCTCGCTTACTACGAA ATTTGCGAGAGCCTAGCGCAATCGGACGAGTGGCAGGTGGTTCAGCCGAATGCAAGAGCTATGGGTCCTTATGCGTACAAGGGAGACCAATGGGTAGGTTACGACGACGAAGATATAGTCAAGTTAAAAGCCAAATACGCGAACGAGAAGAACTTGGGGGGAATTATGTTTTGGACGATCGACAACGACGATTTCCGGGGCAAATGTCACGATCGTCCGTATCCTCTGATCGAAGCGGCTAAAGAGATGCTCTTGACAGACAGCTC GAATACCGTTCAGAAGTCAAAGACAGCGGACAATCGTAAGAAACCCAGAGCCCAAGGTGCTCAGAGCAATAACGTAAGAAGAAAAGGTGGTAGACGAAGCACCACGACTGCAGCGCCTGCCCCGAAGATCCGAGCGTCCTCCTCGAGACCAAAGTATCGAACGTTTTCGCGTCCTAAAACCagcgaagaggaagaggaggatcAACGAGTCGACAGACGATCGTACGACCCATCCTCCGACGAAGAGGATAGCTCCGAGAGAGGAAACGCGGTTAAGACTGCGAACAAAAACGAAAGACCGAGCAACAAGAATAAAAGGAGATCGTCGAAAGATCGATCGAGTTCCAATGGGAATCGTAGAAAGCAAGCTCGCCGCAAAGATGAAACCAACAGCAACTCGAACGAAAGATCGTTGAGTAATAAACTGACTACTCCGGAACCGCCAACGACACCCGATCCCGGGACAG ATTTCAAGTGCGAAGACGAAGGATTCTTCCCGCATCCCCGAGATTGCAAGAAATATTTCTGGTGTTTGGAGAGCGGCCCAGGAGGTCTTGGCGTAGTAGCGCACCAGTTTACGTGTCCTTCTG GTTTGGTGTTTAACAAGGCAGCCGATTCCTGCGATTACCCGCGCAACGTTGTATGTCCTAAATCGAAAACGTCTCAGTCGTCCGCGTCGACGACCAGAGCGCCGATAACCGCTGCCACCAGCCGTACCACTTATCTCTATAGCACTACGCGTCGACCATCCCCCGAAAAATCAGACACGGAGGAAGAGTACGAGTACTACGACGAGGACGACGACGAAGTCGAAGAGGAGgatgaagaagaggaagaggaagaagtgCCTAAAACGACTACCACTCCGAAAGCGCTTTTGTATAAAACGATTACCAGAAACAAGCCTAGTACGACTACGACTACGAGTACGACACAAGCGCCTTCGACCACCTCGAAGGTTGGGAAAAACGAGCCTCAGATTACCGATATCGAGGACGAAGAGGATCCTAGGGTTATCAAAGAGCTAATAATGCTGATCAAGAAAGCAGGTGGTATAGAGCAACTAGAAAAGCAGCTGCTACTTCAAGACAAAAATGCTGACAACGGCGCGAATTCTGGCAGCGTAAACGCTACTCCTGCTACGATAAGTCGCACTTTGTACGAACGTGTACTGAATCGACAAGCTGGTAAAGTTACAAATAGGCAACGCACTTCTACGAATACAAATAACGCGAATGGGCCAGGAAGTGCGCAGTTCGAGGGACTGGACGAGGTTCCGGAAGTGAAGAGTTtgaggcgctcgcaaaaaccGCAATACGTGACCATCGAGAGGCCAAA GCCGTCTACGAAGGAACCGCCGATCGAAGACGAGCCActcgacgaagaagaagatctCGATGAAGATAACACGGATGTAGCTTCATCCGAGGAACAGACTATTAGCAATCCTTTCTTAGCTAGCTCGACGCAGAGAGCGACGCCTAATTACATCAACATCAGACGTACTCGACCTTCCACCTCGAG ATACGAGAACGATGTTGAGGAGAAAAATAAGAACACGGAAGAAGAGGCGCCTATTCCCAGCCGACGCCGACGTCCCAGCGTGTTTCCCAA AAATACCGAGACGAGTTCTTCGGAAAATACCAGAGATCAGGAATCTCGTTCATCCGCAAACGAAGAAAGTCCACAGACAACTAAATCCAG GTATGTTAGCGTTCAAAGATTCAGAAGCACAACTTCACATTCTACGGAGGTTGTTTCGCAAGTGGCATCCACTAGCCAAGAACCAATCACGGAATCGATCTCGAGCGAAGCGACCGAAATCGATCAAAAGGTGGATACCACCACCGCGACGAGTCCAGTGATCAACATTTTACCTTCGATTGGCGTATCTTCGACACCGAACGATATCCTCGTCGACTCGGAAGCGGAAAAGCCGATTCCGACAACGACCCCGGAGGCTAGCTCGACTACCACCGAATCTGTGAAACTCGTCGAGGATTCGGCTACGGAAATCCTCCTAACTACGGCACCAGCGAACTTATCTACGTTGTCGGTTCCAAATACAAGGATCAACACCGCATCGGTATCTCAGCCAAGGCCTTTTAGCTTTAACCGAAGAAATAGACCTACGACCGAGCCTACCACCACTCCGTTGCCACCGTCCAACGATCAGACGAGGTCCAAG GTCGCCAGCTCGGAAGTCAATAGACTACCAACCCTCAAGGAACTAATTGGTtatcaaacgaacgaatacGCCAGCAGTCCGTCACCCATATTCTTGAGCTTGTTTCCTCTTAGAGCGAAGGGCGAAGAGATCTTATCGCATGAAAAAAACACGAACCGCATTCTCGAGGGAACAACTGTTCGCaatgatataattttcaatgcaGAACCAACAACTTTAATGCCGAATAAGCATGATCGAAAGGAAGAGACAGGTTACGCGATACAAAATGATTTAGATTTATCCGTGGATAGTATAGACACGTATTACGTTGAGGATAATATGGCGATCGACGAAGACGATATTTCGTTGACTAACAAGAAGAGGATCGATCGACAGGATTCGTCAACGACTGTCACCCTAAAACCTACCACCATGCGTGGTATTCCTTTAGTTGATTTATTGCAAAGCCAAGTCCCCCGTGGTTTTTATGTTACTAGAAGCGAAACGGAACATCCGGTACCGGAACAAGTAAAGAACGACGAATCAACCACCGAATGGACAACATTGTCGatagaaaacaaagaaaatgtttcttcCAAGATCGCTAACGAAATCGAACAACCCGATGCAGGTAGAACGATCGTTACCGATTTTAACCATAATGATAGCGAAGAAAATTCCAAATCTTCGACTCAAGTTATTACAACTTTAAAGCCCGATTTTTCCACAAAGGGTAACGAAGTTAAAGACAGAGACGAAAGTACAGCACCATCGACGAATCGAGTGCaaacagaaaaagatatagatctCTTTACGGAGATACCAAGTTTGGAAACAAATGCAGCACCTTCGATTTCTATACCTGTAATTTCTCCGACCGATTCACCTGTTACATTTACTTCTCTATCCTCTAATGAACCCGAGTCTGTTGTTTCTACAACCAGTGAATCCTTGACTAATGACGACGCTACCCTGTCTATTAAAAATACTGACTCCACTTCAACCTCTGTAACCGAAGTACAATCTAATTTCACGACTAAAACAAACATCTTAGAACCCGTAACAGAAGCAGGATTACATATAGAAAATGGAACGCATGCTGCAAATTATTCGACAGACGAAAAGGTCAGTATCGTTCAAGAAACTGGCGAAGCTAGAAAAAACGTGGTGAAAGATGGCGAAGAATCGAAGTTGAGTTCATCGTTGTCAACCACGACGCGTCCTTCTACTCAATCCGAAAGACCgacgaataaatttaatcgacGCCGACAAAGGATCGAATTTAATCCTAATTACGAGTTTGGACGTAAATCTCAAGACCGTAGGCAGGATCATCGTTATGTAAGCCCACCGAACGAAGATGAAAAGGATTCGATAAAAGAAACAAGGAGAACGCAATATCCTCGTCGTAGAGTTATTAGTTACAGAGGGCGACACCGCAGACCTGTTGTTACTGGTACGGCTGTGAACGACTCGTTTGCCTCTAATACAACCACTCGTACAACTAATAGCACGGTCAACGACGATGGTAAACTGAAAGTAAGGAAGCAAATCGAAGCGATAACTGGCTCTACGAAAAGAACGAAAGCGGGTAATTCTGTAGAAAATCGAAATGATGGAGAAAACGCGAACAAGGAAGAGACAAGCGTGGAAAAGAAGGTTGTGCCAAAGGCAAATGTTACCGGAAAAGAAGCTATCTCCAAAGAAGAACGTCTTCGGATCGAGGAAAATATCGGTCGATCCGAGTCTGAG GTGAATTCCACGAAGAGTACGGTAACATCTCGTACACCAGGAAATTTGCCATCAACCAGGTTGAGGAAACCCACTACATTCAATTTGGCGACATTGCAAAGCAAAACTTCCAACACATTCGCGAATCATCGAAGAACTCATTCGAACGACGGAAAGTCTCAAACTCTTGTTAACGAAAAACTCG ATGCCGTGGATGAAAGAACAGAAACACCGAAATCTGAAAAAGATATCGATCAAAGTAGTAGAGCACAAGAATTCGCGGTGACTTTGGCAGATCCACCGTCTCCACAAACATCAGCTACGG GCACATCTCGTTCTTCACGCTGGATAAATCATATGCGTGCTGATGCATCTTTTATGTTCTTCCATGGGTGCTAA